The window CCCTCGCTGCGTCTCGACACGGCCTACGTGGTGGTAACCGTGAACCCAACACCACCCGCCACGCTTGACTTCGCGATCGAAGTGGAAGCTGGAGACGGTCAGCTGCGGCTCTGCTGGGATCCCCGGCTGGCTACTTATGCCTTCACCGCCTACGTGGTCGAGCGATCCGAAGACGGCCAGCAGTATCGCCTCATGACAGAAACGCCTCTGGTCCAGCTCGAAACCAACGCCACACTGGCCGAAAATCGCAGTCTCTGTTTTACCGATACGACTACCGTCAATTACCGGCGCTACTTCTATCGGATCTATGGCATCGATGCCTTTGCCCATCGCTCACGCCCCCTTGAAGTCATTGGAATGTCCCGAGACAGGACCCCACCTCCAGCCCCGGTGCTTGAAGCAACCGAACACGTGCGCGAAAGCACAGTACGATTGCGCTGGCGTCTCGATAATCCTTCGCCAGATCTGGAAGGGTTCTTTATTGGCATCTCCAACAGCCCGGACGGTCCCTTTGAGATTGGCGAGCAGCTTCCGCCTTCAGCCCGTGAGGCGACCGACAGCCGTGCAATCTCCGGCATCAATAACTATTACATTGTATTGGCGGTTGACACGGCAGGGAACCTCTCCTCTTCCATGCCGCACTACGTGCATCTGATCGACTCGATTCCACCTGCGCCTCCAACCGGACTGATCGCTCAAGTGGACACCACAGGCATCCTGACCCTTCGCTGGCGATCCAATCAAGAGCCTGACCTGCTGGGCTACCGCGTCTATCGGGCCAACCAGCTCGACCATACCTTCACGCTGGAAACCGGCTTCCCCCTGACCGACACCGTCTTTGTGGACACCCTCAGCCTGAATACGCTGACCGAGGCCATCTATTACCGGGTGGTAGCCCTGGACCGCAATTACAATCCTTCGGCGCCTTCCGAACCGGTACAGGTACTTCTCCCCGATCAGATACCGCCCGTTTCTCCCCTCTTTACCCGCGTCACACCAACCGACTCCAGCATTATCCTCCACTGGATTCCCAGCAGTAGCCCGGACGTGGTGCGCGTCTACCTTTACCGCAAACGCCCCAATGAAATCCTCTGGCATGAAATCGCTGTACTGGACCCAACCACCAGCCGCTACGAAGACACCACGGTTCAGCCGGAACGCCGCTATTACTACACCCTGCGTGCGGAAGACGACGCCGGAAACCTCTCCCGACCAGCTCCCCCGGTCCAGGCCCGTCCGTATGTCAAAACCTTACGTCCCCCTGTTACCCGCCTGCGGGCACGCTATGATGCCCGCCAACGGGCCATCCAGCTCACCTGGTCCTACACCCATGCCCGACCGCACTGGTTTGTCGTCTTTCGAGCCGTGGAAGACCAGCCTCTCCGTCGTTATCAATCGGCCGGTCGGTTTACACAATTTCTGGATATGGACCTGATCGGCCCCGGCACCTACCGCTATGCCGTACAGGTTTATTTTGAAGACGGAGGCATTTCGCCCCTTAGCGAACCGGTCACGGTGGTTGTAGAAGAGTAGCCACGTACCGTGACTTTCCGAAGCGGAGAAACAACTTCAGGCCGTTCACAATCCAGCGCGTGGCAAGGTACGGCCGGTTTCGGCATCAAACAGGTGTATCCTGGCAGGATCAACCCGCAAACCTACTGCCTGCCCTAACGCAGGCCGCTTCGCTGTCTCAACCCGCGCCACAATCGTGTGCTGCCCCACCCGCACATACAGATGCACCACAGCGCCCAGCACCTCCAGCGTCTCCACCTGGCCATGTATCCCAGCGGCTTCGCCGGCAGCTGTCAATGCGACGGCTTCAGGACGTACGCCCAGCGTCACGGCCTGTCCCGGACGGACTTCCGGCCAGTCGGCCGCGTTAAGCTTAAGCTGCACCTGCCCCTCTTCTCCCACGAATTGCAGGCCATCCAGATGCTCTAATCGTCCTTCAATGAAGTTCATGGGAGGATTGCCAATAAATCCAGCTACGAAGCGATTGGCCGGCCGGTGATAGACCTCCAGCGGCGTCCCAATTTGCTGCACCTGTCCCTGATTGAGTACGACGATACGTTGGCCCAGCGTCATGGCCTCTACCTGATCGTGCGTCACATAGAGCATGGTACGTCCCAGCTCTCGATGGAGCCGGGCCAGTTCGGCCCGCATCTCCACCCGAAGCCGGGCATCCAGGTTCGACAACGGCTCATCAAACAAAAACACGCGTGGTTCTCGCACAATGGCGCGTCCGACGGCCACACGCTGGCGCTGTCCGCCCGATAGCTGGTGCGGTCGTCGATCCAGGAGGTGCTCCAGCTCCAGCACACGGGCAGCCGCCCGCACCCGACGGTCAATCTCAGCCTTCGGTACGCGACGCAGCTTCAACCCAAAAGCCATGTTCTCGTAAACCGTCATGTGGGGATAGAGGGCATAATTCTGAAAAACCATGGCAATGTCGCGGTCGCGCGGCGGCACATCGTTGACTATCTGATCCCCAATGCAGATCGTACCCCGCGTAGCCGTCTCCAGTCCGGCCACCAGCCGCAACAGCGTGGTCTTGCCACAGCCCGAAGGGCCCAGCAACACCAGAAACTCACCCTCAGCGACCTCAAACGTCACGTCTTCCACGGCCACGTAGCCATTGTCATAGATCTTCCAGACATGCTCCAAACGGACCCCTGTTTTTTGCGCTGTCTCACGCATGCTTACGGTCTTTCAAATGGATTGGCGTAATCGGGTATCTGTCTGCAATGATGCCTGACGGCTATGGCGCGCTCGAAATACCTGGCCCTTACCGACTGCGCCCCTGCTGCTACCTGAGACGCCCCGAATAAGCCAGAAGGTACCGCTCATCATCCCGGGTTCCTGTAGTGAAAACCGCTCCGCATGAGCTCGTAACAAGGTAACTGCTGCAAGCTGCGGCATAAGCCCATGCGTTTAATGGAAAGTGGTTTCGGTGGTCACCTCCTGGAGAAATTGTGCCAGCGCTTCGCCTTCCAGCAGCCTCAGCTGTTCCATACTCAGGTTGAGCACGACAGCCACCGAGCGCATTTTGTCGTTTGCCTCCACCCTGAAAACACGATAGGCGTAACGCATCCCTTCGTGGGTTACCTCTACAGGCGGCGCTCCTCGCGCATGGAGCCAACGCCGGGCCGGTTCGTGTCGGCTCACTTCCAGCAGTGTATAGAGTGCTTCGATGGTAGATTCGGCGCCGGCATTGTAATTAACCGCGCCTGGCCCCTGAATGCCATCGTAACCACGCCCTGTGGTTGGGTCGTACATGGGTACGCCGGCCTCATTGTTGCCTGTTAGCCAGCTGGCAGCCAGCCCTGCCATTGTAGCGTAGCGCACATCGCCGGTCTGCTCGTAGAGCCGAATGAGTCCCACTGCTACGCAGCGCACGGCATAGGCGATCTGTTCGTAGCGTTGTACCTGTGTCGAGTCATCCAGCGACATGGCGTACATCCAACCGTAAACAAGCAACCGCGGATAGAAATGCTCGGCTTCGTGGCGGGCCGACGCCAGGAAACCGGCTTCGGCCAGTGCCTGTGTCTGTGCATTCCCCCAGCCATGCCAGGTATCGATCCAGGAAGCATGGGCGCCGTATGGATGGCGTGCCATCGATCCGTACTGCATGAGGGCCATCCCCTCGGCCAACTGTCGGATCATGCGGGCCAGCATGGTATCGGGCGCAACGCGCTGTAACCGTACCAGCCCCAGCAACAACTCGCTGGAGGCGTCGGCGCCGTAGCGATACACCAGCCACTCCGGTACGGTGCGGCCGTTCACCTGTCGCGTATGTGGATAGCGGACCAGCCAGGTGCGGTCCAGGTGCACCAGCGCCCGTCGGGCCGCTGCAGCCGCCTGCGCAGCCAGCTCCGGGTTGGCCTCCCGCAACACGTCAGCCGCCATTCCCAGCGCCCACACGGCTCGACCTGCCCACCAGCCGAAGGGTTCGGCCCGACTGTTCGGATGCGTCGTGTTAATGTCGAGCTGGCTGGAGTACACAAAGTTGTAAAAAAGCCCATCCTCGCGCTGCATATAGCGCACAAAGCGGAGCAATTTTTCAGCGGTACGCTGAAATGCTTTGTTGCCTGTCAGTTCGTAAAGCCGCAGGTAGAGTACGGCTGCACGGGCCGCATCATCTACACAGGCCGTGCCTTCGTCGGGATCATCTACCCAGCGATAGTCCGGGGCCTCGGCATAGAGATGCACGATGCGCAACACCGAGTCGCCCTGTACCACGTCTTCGCTCAGATACTCCAGATGGTCCAGGTTGATGGGTAGCTCGTCGAGCCCAGATCGGTCCGGCGCACCGACCTGGCAGCCGACCAGCGCCAGCCCTAAAAAGCCCGTAATGCTCAGCCAGAAACAACGCCTCATCCTTTCAGCCCACCAGTAGCAAAACTCTGAATGAAATACCGCTGGAAAAATAGGTAGGCCAGCACAATGGGTAACGCCAGCAGAAAGGCGGCTGCCAGTTGCGGACCGAGCTGTCCTTCAGCGCCGCCCCCCACCGCAAAAAGCGCCACCAGTTGTGGCAACGTCATCCACTGCACCTCTCGCACCACGATAATGGGCCACAGCACTTCGTTCCAGCTTCCAATAAAGGTGAGCAACCCCACGGTTACCAGGGCCGGCACCGACAGTGGCCAGATGATCGTAAACAGAATACGCAGTTCGCCACAGCCATCGATCCGGGCCGCATCGATCAAATCGCGCGGAATTGTCAGAAAGCTCTGGCGCAGGATCAGCACGCCCGTGGCGTTCATCATAAAGGGTACGATCAGCCCCAGCAGCGAGTCGGTCCAGCCCAGCCGCACTACCAGCGTGTAGAGTGGAATAAGCAGCAGCAGGAAGGGCACCATCATCGTAAACAAGATGATCGAAAAGACCGTCTCGCGACCGCGCCAGTGCAGCTTGGCCAGCGCGTAGGCGGCCATCGACGTAAAAACAAGCACCGAAGCGGTCACGGCCAGGGCCACCACCAGGCTGTTCAGCAATCCGCGCCCGACCGGAATACGCTCGAAGACGAGCCGATAGTGGTCCAGCGTCCACCGGGAAGGCAGCAGCGTCAGCTCGGAAATTTCTGCCTCCGGTGTAAACGTGGCGATGCCCATCCAGACGAACGGATAGGCAAACACCACCAGCCCGATCCCGAGTAACAGGTAAAGTCCCAGCCGGCGCATGATTCAGCTCCACGTGTCGGTTTCTACAAAACGTCGCTGTAGCAGCACCACGATGAAAATTACCAGTGCAAAGCAGAAACCCAGCGCCGCCGCATAGCCCATATGGTTGAAATAGAAAGCCTGGTTGTAGATGTAGAGCACAGCCGAGAGCGTGGCGTTGAGTGGTCCGCCGCCCGTCAGGATGTACGGTTCGATGAACAGGGAAAACCCACCGATTGTCGAGAGCACCACGACCGTTACCATCGTCGGGTTCAGCATGGGAAGCGTCACATGCCACCACCGCTGCCAGGCATTGGCCCCGTCCAGCTCGGCTGCCTCGTACAGATGCCGGGGAATGTGCTGTAATCCGGCCAGAAACAGCACAATGTACAGGCCTACGTTCTTCCAGGTCGCCATCAAGGCAATCGACGGCATGGCCAGCGTCGGCGACACCAGCCATGGTACCGGTTCGCCTCCCAGCGCCCGAATCATCCGATTGATCAGCCCGGTATCGAACGCAAACAGTTGCTGAAACAGAATCGTAATGACCACCCCCGAGACGACTACCGGCATAAAGTAGGCTGCCCGAAAAAAACCTCGTCCTTTGAGTGGACGGTTCAGCAGCTCCGCAAAGAACAGGGCCACAATGATCTGCAGCGGAATGTGAATGGTCAGAAAGATCCCTGTGTTAAGCAGCGCCCGGAAGAACAGATCGTCCCGCACCAGTCGCACAAAATTTTTCACCCCCACGAATTCCATAGGGGTGACAATGTCCCAGCGATGGAACATCAGCACGAAGGCAAACAGGAGCGGATAGCCAAAGAACACGGCCATGTGCAACAGGTAAGGCGCTACCAGCACATAGCCGCTCCGCTCACTGCGTGGACGGCGTTGCCAACGCGGCCGTATCGATGGCATCTCAGGCATTCCAGTCCAGGATCATCCGAATGCGACGGAGTGCGCGACGCGTTGCTTCGGTCGGAGCGCGCACGCCATAAACGGCGGCGGCCTCGAACTCCTGGGCAAAGGCATCCAGGATTTCCTTCAGATCGGGTACGCTGTCGACGCTTCGCGTATAGGCTGCCTGGGCAGCAAAATGGCGAAGAATCGGGTACCGTTCAAACACCGGCGCAAAATACGGATCGTCCAGCAGCCCCCGACGCACAGGAATCTGACGCGTGCGTTCCAGCAGTCGCCGATCGGCTCTGCGTGAAACCAGAAAACGGGCCAGTCGCCAGGCCGCTTCGGGATGTTGCGTGGTCGAAAAGATTACAATGTTTTTGTAATCGCCGTAAGTATAAACCGGTCCCTCGTGGTCATCCGGCACAGGAAGCGGCGCCACATCGTAGGTCAGGGCCGACGGTGCGTTCTTCTCCAGCCAGATCAGGTGCCAGGGACCAGTAAAATCGGTGGCAAGCTGCCCCTGGATGAACCGGCTTCCCCCGCTGGTCCAGACGGCTTTCGGGAAAGCGCCCATTGCGTAGAGACGAGCAAAGAAAGCGAACACACGGTTTGAAGCGGCCGTGTCGAGCGCCAGTTGTCCCTGGCGGTCAAAAAGCGTGCGCCCGCCTGAAGCGGCAATGTAAAAGGCGTAGTAGTCGAAATAGCGTTGCCACCAGATGGGGCGGATGTCGCGATAGCCCATCCATCGATCAATGAGCCCGTCGCCATCGATGTCGGCCACGAGGCGGCGGGCTGCTTCCAGGTATTCGCTGTAGGTGCGCGGTGGCCGATCAAGACCTGCTTCTCGAAGTAGTTGGACGTTATAGAACATCATAACCGGATTCGTCTTCCAGGGCAGCTGGTAGAAATG of the Rhodothermus sp. genome contains:
- the ugpC gene encoding sn-glycerol-3-phosphate ABC transporter ATP-binding protein UgpC, yielding MEHVWKIYDNGYVAVEDVTFEVAEGEFLVLLGPSGCGKTTLLRLVAGLETATRGTICIGDQIVNDVPPRDRDIAMVFQNYALYPHMTVYENMAFGLKLRRVPKAEIDRRVRAAARVLELEHLLDRRPHQLSGGQRQRVAVGRAIVREPRVFLFDEPLSNLDARLRVEMRAELARLHRELGRTMLYVTHDQVEAMTLGQRIVVLNQGQVQQIGTPLEVYHRPANRFVAGFIGNPPMNFIEGRLEHLDGLQFVGEEGQVQLKLNAADWPEVRPGQAVTLGVRPEAVALTAAGEAAGIHGQVETLEVLGAVVHLYVRVGQHTIVARVETAKRPALGQAVGLRVDPARIHLFDAETGRTLPRAGL
- a CDS encoding carbohydrate ABC transporter permease, with translation MRRLGLYLLLGIGLVVFAYPFVWMGIATFTPEAEISELTLLPSRWTLDHYRLVFERIPVGRGLLNSLVVALAVTASVLVFTSMAAYALAKLHWRGRETVFSIILFTMMVPFLLLLIPLYTLVVRLGWTDSLLGLIVPFMMNATGVLILRQSFLTIPRDLIDAARIDGCGELRILFTIIWPLSVPALVTVGLLTFIGSWNEVLWPIIVVREVQWMTLPQLVALFAVGGGAEGQLGPQLAAAFLLALPIVLAYLFFQRYFIQSFATGGLKG
- a CDS encoding sugar ABC transporter permease, whose translation is MPSIRPRWQRRPRSERSGYVLVAPYLLHMAVFFGYPLLFAFVLMFHRWDIVTPMEFVGVKNFVRLVRDDLFFRALLNTGIFLTIHIPLQIIVALFFAELLNRPLKGRGFFRAAYFMPVVVSGVVITILFQQLFAFDTGLINRMIRALGGEPVPWLVSPTLAMPSIALMATWKNVGLYIVLFLAGLQHIPRHLYEAAELDGANAWQRWWHVTLPMLNPTMVTVVVLSTIGGFSLFIEPYILTGGGPLNATLSAVLYIYNQAFYFNHMGYAAALGFCFALVIFIVVLLQRRFVETDTWS
- a CDS encoding sugar ABC transporter substrate-binding protein, with product MNPGQKLRLLMEGSVLSGVLLVMLLIGCQRPASRYVVENGKTRLVYWTAPNPDELALARELVAEWTVANPDVEVIVQPIPAGQSSEEVLLAAVAAGTTPDLCSNIWPGIVEDFVEAGALVPLDQFPDFDSLLVARIPETVRESFRSRDGHFYQLPWKTNPVMMFYNVQLLREAGLDRPPRTYSEYLEAARRLVADIDGDGLIDRWMGYRDIRPIWWQRYFDYYAFYIAASGGRTLFDRQGQLALDTAASNRVFAFFARLYAMGAFPKAVWTSGGSRFIQGQLATDFTGPWHLIWLEKNAPSALTYDVAPLPVPDDHEGPVYTYGDYKNIVIFSTTQHPEAAWRLARFLVSRRADRRLLERTRQIPVRRGLLDDPYFAPVFERYPILRHFAAQAAYTRSVDSVPDLKEILDAFAQEFEAAAVYGVRAPTEATRRALRRIRMILDWNA